The Ruminococcus bovis genome includes a region encoding these proteins:
- a CDS encoding glycoside hydrolase family protein — MWKGKKKLTESGKYKVVAYSQHNGTWSKSVGSYGKAFVTKVTSNTETSCEERHASNSVINFISNYEGLLSNAMFDPLTSFPCLTVGYGRVIYSGDSFYNGMTKSEAMAYLVDSVETDGYVTKVNNFLLGNRIKFNQRQFDALVTLVYNCGTGILSNDSDIINMFVNHSYPSSNSNPTKVKTSAKFL; from the coding sequence ATTTGGAAAGGCAAGAAAAAGTTAACAGAGTCCGGTAAGTACAAGGTAGTTGCCTACTCACAACACAACGGTACTTGGTCAAAAAGTGTTGGTAGTTATGGTAAAGCTTTTGTAACTAAGGTTACCAGCAATACAGAAACTTCTTGTGAAGAGAGACACGCAAGTAACAGCGTTATTAACTTTATTTCTAACTATGAAGGTCTACTTTCAAATGCTATGTTTGACCCATTAACAAGTTTTCCTTGCTTAACTGTTGGTTATGGTAGAGTTATTTATTCAGGTGATTCATTCTACAACGGAATGACCAAGAGTGAAGCTATGGCTTACTTAGTTGATTCTGTAGAAACTGATGGTTATGTTACTAAGGTAAATAATTTCCTACTTGGCAACAGAATAAAGTTTAATCAAAGACAATTTGATGCTTTAGTTACACTTGTATATAACTGTGGTACAGGTATTTTATCCAACGATAGTGATATTATTAATATGTTTGTTAATCATTCATATCCAAGTTCTAATTCCAACCCAACTAAGGTGAAAACATCTGCAAAGTTTCTATGA